GCATCAAGATGACGAGCTTCGACCGTCAACAGATCGATGCGATCCGAAAGGAACTGAATCAGACCTTCAACACCCAACACCAACCCGCCGTCCAGACACCCGCCCCTTCACGAATTTACAGCACGACAGGGACTTGACCTCCGTTCATACCCATACCCCCTTGCGCCAATTCCCCAACGCTCGGGCGATTCGGCCGATGTGTCGTCGCGATTGACGATGATAGAACATCGCATGATCATACGCCTCGCGTGGTGGGTCCGCTTCGCTTGACCCACCCTGCTTCGCCGCGACGCTGAAATCCCCGGGCCGAGGGCGGCCCGGCTCGGACTTGCCTCGCGATGCGAACGACACCTGTCTGACACGTGGATGCCGAATCCACGGCGGTGTGCCAGCCTTGCATCCATTTCCCGACGCTTCGATCGAGGCCGTCGTCGCGATTGACGAGGATCGGACATCGCATGATCATACGCCTCGCGTGGCGGGTCCGCTGCGCTTGACCCGCCCTGCTTCGATTTCTTTGCCGGCCCATCGAAGCCCCGTGTTTACGGGCGGGGCTTTTTGGTTTCCAATCACGTTCGATGAGCACGCCTGATTCAACAAGCGATTCGTTTGTCGCGCCCTGGTGGTTGCGCAGCGCGCATCTTCAGACGCTCTGGGCGACGATTGTGCGGCGGCGCGTGACGCTCGAGACACGCCGGGAGCGGCTTGAATTGTCGGACGGCGATTTTCTGGATCTCGAACATGCGGGCGGCGAAGGGGGCGGGAGGCCGACGGTGCTGGTGCTGCATGGGCTGGCGGGGTCGGTCGAGTCGCCGTACGTGCGCGGTTTGCTGAGGCGCATCGCCGAGCGCGGATGGCATGGCGTATTGATGCACTTCCGGGGGTGCAGCGGGGAACTGAACCGGCTGCCGCGTTCGTATCACTCGGGGGAGACGGGCGACATGGCGTATGTCGTCGAGGCACTTCGCCGGCGCGATCCGGCTTCGCCGATCGCGGCGGTGGGCTACTCGCTCGGGGGCAACGCCCTGCTCAAATGGCTCGGCGAAACCGGCGCGGCGAACCCGCTGACGGCGGCGGTGGCCGTGTCCGTGCCTTTCGATCTGCACAATGCGGCGGAGCGCATGGAGCGCGGTTTGTCGCGCGTGTATCAATGGCATCTGCTGCGCGATCTGCACGCGATGGTCAAAGCGAAGATGCGGGCGATGGACACCGGTTTGACATTGACGCCGGGCGAGATCGAGGCGCTCAACACCTTTCGCCTGTTCGACGATCGCATCACCGCGCCGATGCACGGATTCGCCGGGGTCGATGACTACTACACGCGCTCCAGCAGCCGGCAATACCTGGCGGGCATTGGTCGGCCGACGCTGATCGTGCATGCGAGGGACGACCCGTTCATGACGCCCGACGCCGTGCCGACGCCCGCGGAAGTGTCGGCATCGGTGACGCTCGAAGTGAGCGAGCATGGCGGGCACGTCGGCTTCGTCGAGTCGGCGGGCGGGCGCATCGGCTATTACCTGGACCGTCGCATTCCGGCGTTTCTGGCGGCGCGTTTCACTGAGGCCGGTTCACGGATATAATGGCCCCTTCACGAGCGCCCGTAGCTCAATTGGATAGAGCGCAAGCCTCCGGAGCTTGAGGTTGCAGGTTCGATCCCTGCCGGGCGTATTTCCCTTCACTTTCTCAACGCATGAGTCACTTTCCGCAACTCGGCGTCGAACGACAACTCACCACCGCACCGACGGGCCACATTCTCGCCAACGCCGGCGTGTGGTCGCATGATGGTCAGTGGATCGTTTATGACATCCGCTCCGATGCGGCGGGCGAAAAGTTCGACGGCGATCGCATCGAGCGCGTGCATGTGGAGACGGGCGAGGTGCAGGTCTTGTACGAATCGCGCGACGGGGCGTGCTGCGGCGTGCCGACGTGCAGCCCGGTGGACGATCGCGTCGTGTTCATTCACGGCCCGGAGCGGCCCGATGCCGATTGGAGCTACCGGGCGGATCATCGGCGCGGCGTGGTGCTCCATGCCGACCGCCCCGCTTGGCCGATCACGCTCGACGCCCGCGATCTGGTTTCGCCCTATACGCCGGGCGCGCTGCGCGGGGGGACGCATCTGCATGCGTTCAGCGCGGATGGGCAATGCATTGTTTCGACGTACGAGGATCATGTGCTTGGTGCGCGGGGCGAGGCGGGGCGGCATGAGTCGAATCAGCGGAATGTGGCGGTGAGTTTGCCGCGGGGGCCGGTGCGTGTGTTGCACGCGCATCCGCGCAATCATGATGGGTCGCACTTTACGGTGCTCGTCACGCGCACGGTCGATCGGCCGCGCTACGGGTCCGACGAGATCAGCCGGGCGTGCGAGGAGGCATGGGTCGGTGTGGACGGCTATGTTCGTGCGGACGGCGGGCGGCAACGGCGCGCGATCGCTTTTCAAGGCGACGTCGTCACGGCGGGCGGACGGACGATCCGCGAGGCGTTCATCGTCGATCTGAGTGATGACCTGACCACGCCCGGCGACGGCCCGCTTCAGGGCACGGCGACGACCCGCCCGTGCGCGCCGCGCGGGTGCGCACAGCGCCGGCTGACTTTCACCGCCAACCGTATAAACCCCGGCTTGTCCGGCCCTCGCCACTGGCTGCGCAGCTCGCCTGACGGCGAGCGCATTGCCCTGCTCATGCGCGACGACGCCGGCGTGGTGCAACTGTTCACCGTCTCACCCCGCGGCGGGCCGATCTCGCAGTTGACGCACAACCCCCACGCCATTGGGTCCGCGTTGACATGGCGGTGCGACGGACGATGCATCGCACACGTGATGGATCAGTCGGTGTGCATCACGGATGCGACCACCGGCGCGACCCGTCGTGTGACGCCGCGTTGGGACGATCCGCTTGGGCCGCGGCCGGAGGCGTGCGTGTTCTCGCCGGACGGGGGGCGCATCGCCTACGTGCGGCGCGTGCCTGATGCGATGAGTGGTGTGTTGCGCAATCAGATTTTCACGGTGACTTGCCCGGCGGATTGACGATGGCGTCCGAGTCACGCGGCGGTGGGAATCTCGAAAGACTCGGCTCCGCGCGACTTGTGGCCGCCGTTGCGGATCATGTCTTTTGCGATCGGGCCGGCCTCGTTGTCGCCGCAGATGGAGATATGTTCGTTGAACACGACGCCGAGCATCGCCACGCCCAGATGTTCGAGCGTGCTGGAGGCCTTGCGGAGCCGGCGCATCGACCCGTTGCGGGCAGCGACGAGAATCGCCCCGTCGGTATACGGTGCGATCAGGGCGGCGGCGAGTGCGTTCTGAATCGGCGAGGCCTCGATCAAGATGACCTCGTAGCGCAGGCGCGCCATGTCGAGCAGATTTCGCATCGCCCCCAGATCCAGTTGACCCGCCCGTCCGTCGGGTTCGATGTTGATGCCCAGCACGTCCAGATCGTCGAGACTCGTCCGGGTCACGCACTGATCGAGCGGCCTCCCTTCGAGCACGCCCGCCAGACCCGGTCGCTGATTGCGATACGTTTTCACCACAAGCTGCGCTTCGACGAGATTCATGACCTCCAGCTCGACCACCGCATCGAACAGAAGCTGCTCGCGCTGGCGTCGCATCTCGGGTGTCAGCATCTGCTCGGCCCGCTCGATGGGGTAGCCCAGCTCGAAGAGCGTCTCGCGCAGCATCACTTCGCTCGCCGCCGCATGCTCGCGCACGCGCAGCAGGTCGGCCTCGCTGATCCTGCCGCTGTGTCTTAACGCGTCCTCGAAGCTCGGCGGCGACGCGGCGTTCATGCGATGCGTCAGATGGCGGCGTTCCATATCCAGATCGATCAGCAGCGTGCCGATGCCGCCTGTGGCGAAGGACGCTCCCAGCGCGATGCACAGGTCGGTCGTGCCGCTGCCGTGCTGGGCGCTGGAAATGAGCGCGACGTGCTGCCGGGTGCCGAGCTGGGCGGACTGAAGGCGGACGCGAATGTGATGAATATCCTCGATGGCCAGTGCGGAGGTGACGCCCGAATCGGGTAATACCTGGGTCACCCGGCCCAGCGACGGCGCCTGGCCGACGCAGAAGACCGCCTGATCCAGATGGCGGCACTTGTCGTCGAGCATGGCGGCGATGCCAAGCAGCATGATGCCCAGAGCGAAACCGGCGACGGTGCCGACGGCGGCGGCCTTGAAGCGCGCGCGGTCGACGGGATCGGTGGGCAGCATCGCCGGATTGACGACACGCACGCTACCCCCGAACCCCGATTCGAGATTGAGCTGATCGATGCGGCGGGCGGTCGTGTCGATCATCCCGCGCACATCGACAAGTTGATCCTCCATCCCTTCCAGCGACAATGAAAGTTTCGACACCGCCTGCTCGCCTTCATCAATCTGAGCCGTGAGCTGAGCGGGGGTCAGCGTCCGGGTTTCCTCGCCGGCCGGCGCGGGCGGCGGCGGATTCAGCGTGGCGTTGTACTGCGCCGCCGCCTCGTCGATCTGCTTGTGCAGAGCGGCAATGGTGCCATTGATCTTGATCACTTCCAAGTGACGGGGCGAGAATCGGCTCAACAGTTCGGCCTGATAAGTTCGGGCCTTGGCCAGCGCCACCAGCGCTTCCTGCATCGCCGGGTCATGGGCGGCGATCTGCGCGGCGGTGAGCACGCTCGGCGCGAGAGCCGAGGGCGCCTCGGCTGCGGTCAACTGCTGAAGCTCCTGGCGCAGCGTGTCGGTCTGTTGCCGGGCGGTGAGGCGCTCGGTCGTGAGCCGGGCCTGCTCGGCGCGAAGCGCATCGCGGCGGGCGGTCAGATCGTCGAGCCGCTTTTGCAGAAGCGCCACGCGATGAGCGTCATTCTCAATCGCGCCCTGCTGCTGAAGCTGCATGTATGCGGCGACCAACGCATCGACCAACAACTTGGCCAGCGCGGGGTTGGTGTGATCGAAGCTGACTTCGATGAGCTGCGTGCCGTTGGGGTGTGCGATCGACAGATGGCGATTGACGTCGTCGATCGTCCATTGCGCGGTGACCTGTGCGACGCTTGGTTCTGCGGCGACGATGCCCGCAAGAGCGCGCTCCAGCACACGTGTGCTCTGAAGGACGGCGACCTGCGAGTTGATGAAGGCGTTGTAATTGCGCGTCGCCGGGGAGTCGTTCTGCTCAAAGAGCACGGGCTCCTTCATGGGCGCGATTTCGATGGTGGCGGTGGCGCGGTAGAGCGTCGGGGTGCGACACCAGTTCCATGTGGCGAGTACGGCCGCACAGATCAGCAGCAGCAGCATCGCGGCGGACCATCGGCCGTGTAGACTGTGCCGGAGGCGCACGGCAAAATCCGACGATGGGGGCGTCTCCAGGAGCAGGGCCATGGAATTGTCCTGCGGAGCGTCATTCGTCGGCGAGGCACGGGATTTGGATTGTCCCCATAGACTCTTCATTGGGGCACATTTATCTCCTTCACGGTCCGCCACGCTGACTCGGGGTGTTAGGACAAATACGGATCATGCCGATAGCATCGACCCGTCCCGAAGGGGGCTTTATCGTTTGAAGGAGGCCTGCCGTTTGTAACACCCAAACCGGCATAACCCATATCAGCGTCAAAATCACCCATAAGACATTTAATTTAAGTATGATACGACGATTCGTATCACCCTATAACCGCTTCCCGGACGCCTTTTGGGAAGATGCGGGAAATACCCATCCGGGCACAGATTTTATTGACAATATGCGGAATCCGGGGTACTTTAAAGAAGATGGATCGTACGCTTTGGAGAGAGTGGACGATCACTGGAAAAAGGGATTGAAAGACCGGCGGTCGACGCGGATGTGGGTCGTCGATGCCGGGAATGCGAGCGAAAAAAAGGCACCGATATGTCCCATCGGGAATGTGTTGTGCGCGTGATCAATCGTGTGGCTCGGACTGCCGGGGCAACACAGTGCCGGTGCCCGTTTTGTGGATGGCCAGACGCTGAAGATGATCGGCAGCCGTTTGCTGCTGTGCGTTTTGGGAGACGCTAGATGGCTAGGACTGACATGGACCTGGACAATGGATCCTCGATGGATCGCGGCGAAGGCGGGCCGGAGTTGCCCGCCGGGTTGGATTTTTCCGCCCCGACGATGGTGGGCGATTCGGAGCCGATGAAAAAGCTCCGCGCCCGCATCGCTTCGCTGGGCGCCCGCGACTGCACCGCCATGGTGCATGGCGAAACCGGCTCCGGCAAGGAGCTCGTCGCGCGTCAGCTTCATGCATGCAGCCCCCGGCTCAAGCAGCCGTTCATCGCCGTAGACTGTACGACGCTGCGTGACACGCTTTTCGAATCCCAGCTTTTCGGTCACACCAAGGGCGCTTTCACGGGCGCCGACAAGCCGACGCTCGGCTTCTTCCGCGCCGCGGACGGGGGCACGATCTTCCTTGATGAAATCGGCGAGCTGGATCTGCCCGTGCAGGCGAAGCTTCTGCGCGTGATTCAGGAACGCTGCGTCACGCCGCTCGGTTCGATCAAGCCGATTCCGATCAATGTGCGCATCATCGCGGCGACGCACCGTGACCTGAAGGAACTGGTCAAGAACGGCACGTTCCGCGAGGACTTGTTCTTCCGTCTGAACGTGGTGAAGCTCAACGTGCCGCCGCTGCGTGAGCGGCCGGGCGACGTGGTCCGCCTCGGCGAACACTTCCTTGCTGAACTGGCGGCGATGTACGACGAGCCGGTCAAGGAGATCGGACCGGATGTGGCGGCGGCGATGAAGGCGTATCGTTGGCCGGGCAATGTGCGTGAGCTGGCCAATGCGATGGAGCACGCGGTGGCGCTGGCGCCGGGCAAGGTGCTCACGCTCGACGACATGCCCGACACGCTCCAGGACATCGAGGGCGACTACAGCGACGACGGCGATGACGACGACGATTACCGCGGCAGCGCCTCGGGCAATGGTGGCAACGTCGATGACGTCGATGTGAGCAATGGGGACGCTTACAGCGGCGTGGGCATGGCGGACGGCGAGCCGGTGATGTCGCTGGACGAAGCGGAAAAGACGATCGTCGCCAAGGCGCTGAAGCTCTCGGACGGCAACCAGTCGCAGGCCGCCCGGATGCTCCAGATCGAGCGCCGCCGGCTCTATCGCATGGTCGACCGCTTCGGGCTCGATCATCTGATCAAGAAGTAGACTACGCCCGACGCATTGCGTCGCGGATATCGAAAACTTCACGTTGCAATGCGAATCGCCTCCGCTCAGCGAGCGGCGCTTGGTTAAAACTTGCGCCGACGGCGCGCGGGGGGGATGTTCATCTGGCCGCGGTATTTGGCGACGGTGCGACGGGCGATGTCCAGCCCGGCTTCCTTGAGCTGGTCGACGAGCGCATCGTCGGAGAAGGGATTTTTGGGGTCTTCGTTGTCGATGATTTCCTTGAGCTTGGCCTGCACGGCGGCCCAGGACATTTCCTCGCCGCTGGCGTTTTCCGTTCCGCCGGAGAAAAACTGGCGCAACGGGTAGATGCCGCGCGGGGTCTGCATGTACTTGTCCGCCACGGCGCGCGAGACGGTTCCGACGTGGATGCCGAGCTGATCGGCGACCTGGATCATCGGCAGCGGCTTGAGATGCTGAGGCCCGTGATCAAGAAAGTCACGCTGCGCATCGATCACCACATTCACCACGCGCAGCAGCGTCGAGTTGCGCTGCTGAAGCGCATCGAGCAGCCAGCGGGCGTTGGACAGATTGTCCGCCAGGTACTTGCGTGTGGCCTTGTCCTGCGAGCGGTCCTTGGAAAGCGCCCGGTACTGCGGATTGATGCGCAGGGCCGGCTGCCGACCGCGGTTGAGCCCGGCGACGTAGCGATCGTTGACGGGGTCGTATTCGACGATGACGTCGGGCGTGATGACCTGCACGCGCTCGGGGGCGAGGCGGCGGCCGGGGCGCGGATCGAGCCGCTTGAGCACATTCAGCGCCGCCTTGATCTGCTCCATGTCCATGCCCGACTGCTGCACGATGCGCGGCAGTCGATTCATCTCCAGGTCCTTGCGGTGCCGGGTCATCAATGCGCGGGCGTTGACCAACTCGTCCTCCGGCCCCTGGTCTTCGATCATGGCGTCGATCTGAATGACCATGCACTCGGGCAGGTCGCGGGCGCCGATGCCCGTCGGCTCAAGCCGCTGCTGGATGAGCTTCAGCGCCGCCTCAAGCTGCTCGAGCGTCACGCCCGGCGGGGCCTGATGCAGGACCTGTTCCATGTCCGCGCGGAAGTAGCCGTCGTCGTCGATGAACCCGATCAGATGTTCGCCGGCCTTCCTGATCTCCGCCTCCGTCTCGACAAAGCGCCACTGCTCCAGAAGCTGATCCGGAAGCGAAGCGCCGCGCGAGGCGGTATTGGCCATGGCGTCCATCTTGATGTCGCGCTCGCCGGTGTCCTTACGCATGGGCGTATGGAACTCGGCGGACTCGGTCGTGTTCTGGCTCCACTCCTCGCCGTACTCGCGGTTGAACTCATCGGCCCGGGCAAAGTCCTCGCTGTGCCCCTGGCTCGAATCCTCCACACGAATCTCCCGCTCGCCCTCGGTGTCGGCATCGCGGGGCTGGGTTTCCTGATCTGCGGTGGCCTCGCGCAGCTCAAGTACGGGATTCTGCTCCAGTTCCATCTCGATGCGCTCCTCCAGCGCCATGGTGGCAAGCTGGAGAATCTCCATGGACTGAATCATGCGCGGCGAGAGCTTCATCTTCTGCTCTAACCGCAGGTGCTGTCCCGCATCTATCCGCATGACGCCTCGTGCTCGATCGAGCTTGAAAGTCCTGTCACAGCCGATGACTGCATCGGCTGACCTCTGGCTCTAGATTATCCGATGAGACGAAAAAAACAATGCCTGCGGAGAGTTTGGCAGGAAATTTGCTTGTAGGGGTTGGAGCAATCGCTACAACCGTCAGAATGCACACTATTTGACCGATTGCCGGCTGGCGATGGCATCGGAGAGGACGGCCTTGTTGGCGTACTCGAGTTGCGTGCCCACGGGCAGGCCGCGGGCGAGGCGGCTGAGCGTGACGTTGGCGAGGCCGGCGAGTTGGTCGGCGATGTAGAGCGAGGTGCCGTCGCCTTCCATATTCGGATTCGTGCCGAGGATGACCTCGACGCTCTTGCCCGCGTCGGCGGCGGTTTTAACACGCTCGATCAGCGGGCCGACGGTCAGACTGCCGGGCCCGACGCCTTCGAGCGGGGCCAGGTGTCCGAGCAGGACGTGATACACGCCGTCGTAGACATGGGTCTGCTCGAGACTGATGACATCACGGGGCTGCTCGACGACGAGAATCTTATGGGCGTCGCGTCGGGGGTCTGCACAGATGAGGCACGGGTCGGTTTCCGTCAGGTTGTAGCAGATGTGGCAATGGCGGACGTTCGATTTCACATCGCTGATCGCGCGGGCGAGCGCCATGGCTTCGTCGCGCTGCGATTTGAGCACGTGAAACGCCAGCCGCTCCGCCGTCCGCCGCCCGATGCCCGGCAGCTTGGCGAACTCGTCGATCAGACGGTTCATCGACTCGGTGTAGGACGCCTTCTCGCTCATGAGCGCAGCAGTCCTTCCATGCCCGGCAGGTTCATCCCGCCGGTGAGCTTGCTCATCTCCTGCGCCACGAGCCGCTGCACCATCTCGACGCCGTTGTTGACCGCCGCGGCGATCAGCTCTTCGACCATGAGCTTGTCATCCCCCGCGATGCCCGCCAGCAAGGGTTCATCGAGTTCGACGCGCAGCACCTTGCCCTGGCCGTTCATGGTGACGCGCACCGCTCCGCCGCCGGACTCGCCGACGACGACTTTCTGAGCCAGCTCGTCCTTGAGCTTCTGGGCCTGCTCTCGGATCGCGCCTGCGTTTTTCATGATCGAAGCCAGTCCCTTGAGCTGTTCAAACATCCGGGTCATCCTTTTTCTGATTCGGTTTGGCCCGCAGGTCCACGAGCCGGGCGTCGAACATGTCCACCACCTGCCGCACGAGGGGTTCGTTCATGACGGCATCGCGCTGCTGGGCGTTGGCCGCCCGCTGCGGTTCGGGCGTCGGCGACTTGGGCGGCGGCGTGAATTTGAGTTTGGGGACGACGGGTTCGGGCGATTTGGCTGTCACTGCCGCCGCGGGTCGCGTCGGCAATGCGGCGGGCCGAGACGTCGATTCAACGGCTAACTTTTTTTTTTGACCCCCGGCGCCTCCGGAAGCTTCGCCGCTCAAAAGCGTCGCGACGTCGGCGAATTTCTCGCTCATGGCCAGCCGCACGATCGCCGCATCGAGCAGCGCCCGCGGCGTCGATGAACTTTTGCCGTATCGCTGCACGTTCTCCAGCAGCGCAATCATGTGGACCAGGCCCGCAGTGTCGAACTTCGCCGCCTGCGCCGCCGCCTGCTTTTTCGATTCCTCATCGAGTTCGACAAGGTCGCTGGTTGGCCCGCAGGCGGCGATCAGCATGAGATTGCGCAGATGTTCGCTCAGCACGGTGAGCAATTGTTCCTGCGCGACGCCGCGTTTGAGCAGTTCGTCGGTTTTGGCGAGGGCTGCGCCGGGGTCGGAGTCGGCGATGGCGTCGGCCAGGGCGGCGATGACGAAGCGATCGGGCAGGCCGAGCATGCGCTCCAGCACCTCGTCCGTCAGCGGGTTCTCGCCGGTGGCGAGAAGGCGATCGAGCAGCGACAGCGCATCGCGCATCGACCCGTTGCCGAGCCGCGCCACTTGAAAGAGCACCGCGTCGTCCGCCTTGTGCTTCTCCGCCTTGAGCACCTCGCGGAGATGTTCGACGATCCGCCCGATGGGGATGTTGCGGAAGTCAAAACGCTGACAGCGCGAATGAATCGTGGGCAGCACCTTGTGCGGCTCGGTCGTCGCCAGAATGAACTTCAAATGCGACGGCGGCTCCTCCATCGTCTTGAGCAGCGCGTTGAACGCCGCGTTGGAGAGCATGTGCACTTCGTCGATGATGTAGACCTTGAAGCGGGCGTTGCCGGTCGGGGCGAGGCCGGCGTTGGCGATGAGTTGACGCGCATCATCGACGCCGCCGTGGCTGGCGCCGTCGATCTCGATGACGTTCATGTCCTGCCCGCTCATGATGGCGTCGGCCATGCGCTGCTGCACATCTTTGGGCGGGTATTCGACGCCCTTGGGCCGGGGGCAGTCGGGGATGGTGTCGGGGGCGTTGAGAGCCCGTGCGAACAGACGGGCCATCGAAGTTTTGCCGACGCCGCGCGTGCCGCAGAAGAGGTAGGCATGGTGCAGGCGATCGGTGGCGATGGCGTTCTTGAGCGTCTGCGCGATCGGCTCCTGCCCCACGACATCATCGAAGGACTGCGAGCGGTATCGGCGTGCCAGAGCGGTATAGGACATGGCGGTCAGGTATCAGCGTTCAGCAATCAGCCAAAAACCACACGGCTGACGGCTGATGCCTGATGGCTGAAAGCTCCTCATTTTCGTCCCATCGGCGAGCGACCAGGACACCAACGGCACCGGGCGACGGCCGCTTATGGCTGCTGTCTTCCGACCCTGACCAGATTCACGGGTAGCCCGTGCATCGGGCCCGGCCGCTCGCCGATGGGACGAAGCATCCCAATATAGCTTGCCCGCCCCCATGAATCAAAACCGCGATTCGTCCACCATGATCCGCTCCATCGGCCCCCGCATCCGCATCATCACCCGACCGACCAGCATCATCGCCACCGCCGCGAGCCCCGCTACGAATCCCCACCACAATCCCACCGCGCCGATCCCCCGACCGAACGCCAACTCGATCCCGACCGGCGTCCCAATCAGCCAAAGCCCCAGCAGATTGATCACCATCGGCCCCCGCGTGTCGCCCACCCCGCGTAATACACCCGTCGCCACCGTCTGCAATCCGTCGAACACCTGAAACAGTCCCGCGATCGGAATGAGCAAGGCCGCCAGCGCGACCGCGGGTACGTCATCCGTGAACATCCGTGCCAGTTCGGCCGGGATGCTCACGAATAAAACCGCCGTCCCCGTCATGAACGTCGCCCCCAGCGCCAGCGCCCCCGCCGCCGCTCGTCGCGCCTTGCTCGCATCGCCTTCGCCGATCGCCTGTCCGACCCGCACCGCCGCCGCCTGCGAAATACCCAACGGCACCATGAACGTCAGCGCCGCCAGATTCAGCGCCATCTGATGCGCCGCCAGTTGCGTGACCCCCAGCGCGCCCATCAGGATCGCCACCAGCGCGAACGCCCCGTGCTCCGCCGACATGTGCGCCCCGATGGGCAGGCCGATCTTGAGCATGCGCTTCAACGGCCCGATCGCCGTCGCCTCCCGACGCCACGGCCGCACCAGTCCGCGCAGCGTCCCCCAACTCAGCCCCGCCAGCATCCCCGCCATCACCCATCGGCAAACCACCGTCGCCCATGCCGACCCCGCCACGCCCATCGCCGGCATCCCCAGCTTCCCGTAAATCAACACCCAGTTCGCCAGCCCGTTCGCCCCGTTCGCCACTACCACCGCCCAGACAATCGGCCGCACCGTGTCCATCCCCTGCAGCGCCGACCGCAACACCACAAACGCAAAAAACGGCAGCATCCCCGCCATGCAGATCCAAACATACACCCCCGCCCCGCTCACCAGTTCCTCCGGCTGCTGCAATCCCGCCAACACCCCCCGCACCGGGACCATCACCAGCACCGCAGCCCCCGATGTCAACAAGCAAAGCACCAACCCCCGCTGCACCGCCCGCGCCATGCCCTCCTGATCGCGTGCCCCCACCGCCTGCGCCATTACCGGGTCCAACGACATGAGCAGCCCCATGAAAAACATCGACACGCCCCACAAATACTGATTCCCCAGCGCCACCGCCGCTAGCGCCTCCGCCGACAAATGTCCCACCATGATCGTGTCCACCACCCCCATCAACATCATCCCCACCTGCACCAACACCACCGGCCCCGCCAGCCGCAACAACCCCCCAAACTCCTCACGACTCGGCCACACCGATGGCATAAACACCTCAATTGTGCCGCACCCCGACCGACGCGACGCCCCCAAG
This sequence is a window from Planctomycetota bacterium. Protein-coding genes within it:
- a CDS encoding MATE family efflux transporter; translation: MPSVWPSREEFGGLLRLAGPVVLVQVGMMLMGVVDTIMVGHLSAEALAAVALGNQYLWGVSMFFMGLLMSLDPVMAQAVGARDQEGMARAVQRGLVLCLLTSGAAVLVMVPVRGVLAGLQQPEELVSGAGVYVWICMAGMLPFFAFVVLRSALQGMDTVRPIVWAVVVANGANGLANWVLIYGKLGMPAMGVAGSAWATVVCRWVMAGMLAGLSWGTLRGLVRPWRREATAIGPLKRMLKIGLPIGAHMSAEHGAFALVAILMGALGVTQLAAHQMALNLAALTFMVPLGISQAAAVRVGQAIGEGDASKARRAAAGALALGATFMTGTAVLFVSIPAELARMFTDDVPAVALAALLIPIAGLFQVFDGLQTVATGVLRGVGDTRGPMVINLLGLWLIGTPVGIELAFGRGIGAVGLWWGFVAGLAAVAMMLVGRVMMRMRGPMERIMVDESRF